A single region of the Vibrio cyclitrophicus genome encodes:
- the prc gene encoding carboxy terminal-processing peptidase, with the protein MKCRSKLTLIAASFWLAASAQALEAKLDQDDLPLLAPEVQHETASKRVTSRFTRSHYKHFNLNDDFSQAIFNRYLEMLDYNRNIFTQADIDSFAASSTQIDDQLKAGNNQIAFDVYNLSMQKRFERFQYALSLLDTEIKFDTDESIELNRSEAEWPKDIAEVNELWRKRVKYDALNLKLTGKEWPEIQEVLEKRYNNAMKRITQSHNEDAFQIYMNAFAREVDPHTSYLSPRNAEQFQSEMNLSLEGIGAVLQMTDDYTVIRSLVAGGPASNSKQLSDGDRIVGVGQDGEEIVDVIGWRLDDVVQLIKGPKGTKVKLQILPDGKDAKSHVVTIVRDKIRLEDRAVKSEVIEKDGKKIGVLEVPSFYVGLSKDTDKLITELKEQGVEGIIVDLRNNGGGALTEATELSGLFIKEGPVVQVRDSYGRVKVNSDTDGQISYQGPLTVLVNRYSASASEIFAAAMQDYGRAIILGENSFGKGTVQQHRSLNHIYDLFDKELGYVQYTIQKFYRINGGSTQNKGVVPDIAYPTPIDPADTGESVEDNALPWDSIDKAKYSVLQRNDEQIAALTAKHQARIATDMEFGFIAQDIEKYKADKDDNDLSLNEKVRQQESDDADVLRLERINQRQKAAKLEAFKTLDDIPKDYEAPDAYLDESVAIMLDMIKK; encoded by the coding sequence ATGAAATGCCGTTCAAAATTGACACTGATTGCTGCTAGCTTTTGGCTAGCAGCTTCAGCTCAGGCTCTCGAAGCCAAATTAGATCAGGACGATTTACCTCTACTCGCTCCTGAGGTCCAACACGAAACTGCTAGTAAACGTGTTACTTCTAGATTTACTCGTTCTCACTATAAACACTTCAATCTCAACGATGATTTCTCTCAAGCTATCTTTAATCGTTACTTAGAGATGCTGGATTATAATCGTAATATCTTCACTCAAGCTGATATTGACTCTTTCGCTGCGTCATCTACACAAATTGATGATCAACTGAAAGCTGGCAATAACCAGATTGCATTCGATGTTTATAATTTGTCTATGCAGAAGCGTTTTGAACGTTTTCAATATGCATTGTCTTTGCTAGATACTGAGATTAAGTTTGATACCGATGAAAGTATTGAGCTCAATCGTAGTGAAGCAGAGTGGCCAAAAGATATCGCTGAAGTGAATGAGCTTTGGAGGAAACGCGTTAAATACGATGCGTTGAATCTAAAACTTACTGGTAAAGAGTGGCCAGAGATTCAAGAAGTTTTGGAAAAGCGTTACAACAATGCGATGAAGCGTATTACGCAATCGCACAACGAAGATGCTTTCCAAATCTACATGAACGCATTTGCGCGTGAAGTTGATCCCCACACCAGTTACCTTTCTCCAAGAAATGCAGAGCAATTCCAATCTGAGATGAACCTATCTCTAGAAGGTATTGGTGCTGTACTTCAGATGACAGACGACTACACCGTTATTCGATCTTTAGTTGCTGGTGGCCCTGCGTCAAACAGCAAACAATTGAGCGATGGCGACCGTATTGTTGGCGTTGGTCAAGATGGCGAAGAGATTGTCGATGTTATCGGCTGGCGTTTAGACGATGTAGTGCAATTAATTAAAGGACCGAAAGGGACTAAAGTTAAGCTACAGATCTTGCCAGACGGTAAAGATGCAAAAAGTCACGTTGTCACAATTGTACGCGATAAGATTCGTTTAGAAGACCGCGCTGTTAAATCAGAAGTTATCGAGAAAGATGGCAAGAAGATTGGTGTACTCGAAGTACCAAGTTTCTATGTTGGTCTATCTAAAGATACCGATAAACTGATCACTGAGCTTAAAGAGCAAGGTGTTGAAGGTATTATTGTTGACCTTCGAAACAACGGTGGTGGTGCACTGACTGAAGCAACCGAACTCTCTGGTTTGTTTATCAAAGAGGGACCAGTTGTTCAAGTTCGTGATAGCTACGGTCGTGTCAAAGTGAACAGTGATACTGATGGCCAAATCAGTTACCAAGGCCCGTTAACGGTATTGGTGAATCGCTACAGTGCTTCGGCATCTGAAATCTTTGCAGCAGCAATGCAAGATTACGGTCGTGCAATCATCTTGGGTGAAAACTCTTTCGGCAAAGGTACGGTGCAACAGCATCGCTCTTTGAATCATATTTATGATTTGTTCGATAAAGAGTTGGGCTATGTTCAGTACACAATCCAGAAATTCTACCGAATCAATGGTGGTAGTACGCAAAACAAAGGTGTAGTGCCTGATATTGCTTACCCAACGCCAATTGATCCTGCAGATACGGGTGAAAGTGTTGAAGACAACGCTCTTCCTTGGGACAGTATTGATAAAGCGAAGTACTCGGTGTTACAGCGTAACGATGAGCAAATCGCAGCGTTGACGGCAAAACACCAAGCTCGTATCGCAACAGACATGGAATTTGGCTTTATCGCGCAAGATATTGAAAAATATAAGGCTGATAAAGACGACAACGACCTTTCTTTGAATGAAAAGGTTCGTCAACAAGAGAGTGATGATGCGGATGTGCTTCGTCTAGAGCGTATTAACCAACGTCAAAAAGCCGCTAAGTTAGAGGCATTTAAAACGTTGGATGATATTCCAAAAGACTACGAAGCCCCAGATGCTTATCTTGATGAATCTGTTGCTATCATGCTAGATATGATTAAGAAATAG
- the proQ gene encoding RNA chaperone ProQ, producing MENTEKLKNSKEVIAYVAECFPKCFTLEGEAKPLKIGIFQDLAERLNEDEKVSKTQLRAALRQYTSSWRYLHGVKAGADRVDLDGNACGTLEEEHVEHAKATLAESKAKVQARRKEQAQKAREEGKAKTKAKKAQQPRRQAPKAPKVEKPVETRALNADEFIAGKEVNVNMGTGNMAATIVEINKEDVRVQLANGLQMVVKAEHLRA from the coding sequence ATGGAAAACACTGAAAAGTTAAAAAACAGCAAAGAAGTTATCGCATATGTTGCTGAATGTTTCCCTAAATGCTTTACTCTAGAAGGTGAAGCAAAACCACTTAAAATTGGTATTTTTCAAGATCTTGCTGAACGTCTAAATGAAGACGAAAAAGTAAGTAAGACTCAGCTTCGTGCAGCGTTAAGACAGTACACATCATCATGGCGTTACCTGCACGGCGTAAAAGCTGGCGCAGATCGTGTTGACCTAGACGGCAACGCATGTGGCACATTAGAAGAAGAGCACGTAGAACACGCTAAAGCTACACTTGCAGAAAGCAAAGCGAAAGTTCAGGCTCGTCGTAAAGAACAAGCACAAAAAGCTCGTGAAGAAGGCAAAGCGAAAACTAAGGCGAAGAAAGCTCAACAGCCTCGTCGTCAAGCGCCTAAAGCACCAAAAGTAGAAAAGCCTGTAGAAACACGCGCTTTGAACGCCGATGAATTCATCGCTGGCAAAGAAGTAAATGTGAACATGGGTACAGGAAACATGGCTGCGACCATTGTTGAAATCAATAAGGAAGATGTGCGTGTTCAGTTAGCAAACGGCCTACAAATGGTTGTTAAAGCGGAGCACTTGCGCGCTTAA
- a CDS encoding MCE family protein, which produces MNNDNQSQTSYSPEVRKNKGISPLWILPILTVALAGWLVMKSIHDAGQRVQIYFSDAAGLVAGRTTIRYQGLEVGMVRDITLSKDLSSIYVDADIYPEAKKLLSKGTRFWLVKPTASLSGISGLDALVSGNYIAIHPSETKEDPETVFQALESSPSDLLASEGLNISLTTKDLGGVSVGSQIVYRKIPIGEVYNYQLNDNAKSVTIQASIKDEYSHIITDQSRFWNVSGLGASIGFSGVDVRLESLSALLGGSIAVDSPGEGQPVEMNTKFKLYPDLKTAGRGISIKIAVPDDNKISATGAPIMYRGIEIGQITDLSLSEGRENVVASAAIQPAFSDFLNSGSKFVLEEAELSLTGMKNIANLVTGNFLTLVPGEGEKARRFTAIRKNEFSQEQEKSVAIRLTSNNSFGLDVGTQLLYKGIAVGSIIQVGLVDGVGSGSDKHEVFMDALIDNEYAHLIKSHNRFFVTGSATAELTESGLSVTVPPAKQLLTGSISFVSEGKSEARTDYQLFQSKSLAEIAKFNQSGSKTLSLFASELPSISKGSPLLYRNLQVGSISDFQLADGGVRIKVTIENRYTHLLNKHTVFWNRSGVEVDASLSGISIKAAPVKTLIQGGIAFDSLPGIDNKLGDVWKLYKDSKSARKFGRAITITSSGDQEVSKGMAIKYQGVTVGEVTLVIPNFNKGGIEITARILPEYVNKIAVANSHFWLTEPEIGLNGIKNVSALLSKHINVDPGKGDRNTKFELSKGPVQPEGKIFQLQSETRGSVSEGTPILFRELEIGSVIDVQLGEFADRIISTIQIEPDYAYLIRANTVFWNVSGVDVSIGLSGANIKAGTVDSLLRGGITFSTPPTNELQPVASEDQSFYLYPQAEAEWKSWRTAIPRP; this is translated from the coding sequence ATGAACAACGATAACCAATCACAAACATCATATTCACCAGAAGTAAGGAAAAACAAAGGCATCTCACCTTTGTGGATCCTGCCAATATTAACCGTCGCATTAGCCGGTTGGTTGGTCATGAAATCGATACACGATGCTGGGCAGCGTGTGCAGATATACTTCTCAGATGCCGCAGGTTTAGTCGCAGGTCGAACAACGATTCGTTACCAAGGCTTAGAGGTGGGTATGGTGCGCGACATCACTTTGTCCAAAGATCTATCCAGCATCTATGTCGATGCTGACATCTACCCAGAAGCGAAAAAGCTACTCTCAAAAGGCACTCGTTTCTGGCTAGTAAAGCCGACAGCAAGTTTGTCTGGCATCTCAGGATTAGACGCACTTGTTTCAGGTAACTATATTGCTATCCACCCGAGTGAAACCAAAGAAGACCCAGAAACCGTTTTCCAAGCCTTAGAATCATCCCCTTCTGACTTACTGGCTTCTGAAGGTTTGAATATTTCACTGACGACCAAAGATCTGGGCGGCGTGTCTGTTGGTTCTCAAATCGTTTACCGTAAAATCCCAATTGGTGAGGTTTACAACTACCAGTTAAACGACAATGCGAAATCCGTTACGATTCAAGCGTCAATTAAAGATGAATACAGCCATATCATCACCGACCAAAGCCGTTTTTGGAATGTCAGTGGTTTAGGTGCCAGTATTGGTTTTTCTGGTGTTGATGTTCGTTTAGAGAGCCTAAGTGCATTGCTTGGCGGTTCAATTGCGGTCGACTCTCCGGGAGAAGGCCAACCCGTCGAGATGAATACCAAGTTCAAACTCTACCCAGATCTGAAAACAGCAGGTCGTGGTATCTCTATCAAGATCGCCGTACCCGATGACAACAAGATCAGCGCAACAGGCGCACCAATCATGTATCGTGGCATTGAAATCGGTCAAATCACTGACTTATCGCTAAGTGAAGGGCGTGAAAACGTGGTCGCATCTGCCGCTATTCAACCAGCATTCAGTGATTTTTTAAACAGCGGCAGTAAATTCGTTCTAGAAGAGGCTGAACTGTCGCTTACTGGCATGAAAAACATTGCCAACTTAGTGACAGGTAACTTTTTAACCTTGGTACCGGGCGAAGGTGAAAAAGCACGTCGATTTACTGCGATCCGCAAAAATGAATTCAGTCAGGAACAAGAGAAATCCGTGGCGATTCGCTTAACGTCGAACAATTCGTTCGGGTTAGATGTCGGCACACAACTGCTCTACAAAGGCATTGCCGTTGGTTCTATCATCCAAGTGGGTTTAGTCGATGGTGTTGGCTCTGGCTCCGATAAGCACGAAGTGTTCATGGATGCGCTTATCGACAACGAGTACGCGCACCTTATCAAAAGTCACAACCGTTTCTTCGTGACAGGCAGTGCGACCGCAGAACTTACCGAATCAGGCTTGAGTGTTACGGTCCCACCTGCAAAACAGCTTCTTACAGGCTCGATTAGCTTTGTCAGTGAAGGTAAATCTGAAGCAAGAACGGACTATCAACTTTTCCAAAGTAAATCGTTAGCAGAAATCGCTAAGTTTAATCAGTCTGGTTCAAAGACACTTTCTTTGTTTGCGAGTGAGTTACCTTCAATCTCTAAAGGCAGTCCACTCCTCTACCGCAACCTACAAGTGGGTAGTATTTCTGATTTTCAGCTTGCAGACGGTGGCGTAAGAATCAAAGTCACGATCGAAAATCGTTACACGCACTTACTCAACAAGCACACTGTTTTTTGGAACCGTTCAGGCGTTGAGGTTGATGCGTCGTTATCGGGTATCAGCATTAAAGCAGCACCAGTTAAAACTCTTATTCAAGGCGGTATTGCTTTTGACTCTCTGCCGGGAATCGACAACAAACTTGGCGATGTGTGGAAGCTTTACAAAGATTCGAAATCCGCTCGAAAATTTGGCCGCGCGATTACTATCACCTCTTCTGGCGATCAAGAAGTCAGCAAAGGCATGGCGATCAAATATCAAGGTGTCACGGTTGGTGAGGTTACTTTGGTGATTCCGAACTTCAACAAGGGCGGTATTGAAATTACTGCGCGTATTTTACCTGAGTACGTCAACAAGATTGCTGTGGCGAACAGTCACTTCTGGTTGACAGAGCCTGAGATCGGCCTTAACGGCATAAAAAACGTCTCTGCGCTGCTCTCTAAGCACATTAACGTAGATCCGGGCAAAGGTGATAGAAACACGAAATTTGAGCTTAGCAAGGGACCCGTGCAGCCAGAAGGCAAGATATTCCAACTGCAAAGCGAAACGCGAGGTTCAGTGTCTGAAGGCACGCCTATCCTATTCCGTGAACTAGAAATCGGCAGTGTTATCGATGTTCAGTTGGGTGAGTTTGCTGACCGCATCATATCTACCATTCAAATAGAACCTGACTACGCGTACCTAATCCGCGCAAACACTGTGTTCTGGAACGTGTCGGGCGTCGATGTCTCTATCGGCCTGTCTGGCGCAAACATCAAAGCCGGAACGGTAGACAGCTTGTTAAGAGGTGGTATTACGTTCTCAACACCACCGACGAATGAACTTCAACCAGTCGCAAGCGAAGATCAGTCTTTCTATCTCTATCCTCAAGCCGAAGCTGAGTGGAAATCATGGAGGACTGCGATTCCTCGTCCATAG
- the rsmF gene encoding 16S rRNA (cytosine(1407)-C(5))-methyltransferase RsmF, which produces MHANVYIPEEFLTHIEAIMPSHLDMASFVASCQKPLRKSIRVNTLKISVEDFLVRAKEKGWELEPVPWCETGFWITADESEAPLGNTAEHMSGLFYIQEASSMMPPSALFQGEADYQAVLDTAAAPGSKTTQIAALMNNRGVLVANEYAASRVKVLHANIERCGVRNAALSNFDGRVFGGWLPEQFDAVLLDAPCSGEGTIRKDADAMKNWTYQSVVDIADTQKDLIESAFHALKPNGVLVYSTCTLSTEENQQVCHHLKETFGDAVEFESLESLFDNAKATTTEEGFLHIFPQVYDSEGFFVARIRKLASVTPPEVKKRMGKFPFEKASKKTQQEVAEQLMSTLDIEFPSDTQVWIRDKDVWLFPEALEPMIGEFRFSRMGIKIAETHKKGYRWQHQVATTLATGNEANVVELSIEDAREWFMGRDVRPEGLSGKGEVLVKYNGAIIGLGKWVGNRVKNGLPRELVRDKNLF; this is translated from the coding sequence TTGCACGCTAACGTATATATTCCTGAAGAATTCCTAACGCACATCGAAGCAATCATGCCTAGTCATCTAGATATGGCTTCTTTTGTCGCGTCATGCCAAAAACCACTTCGTAAAAGTATTCGAGTCAACACATTGAAAATCAGTGTTGAAGACTTCCTAGTACGAGCAAAAGAGAAAGGCTGGGAACTGGAACCTGTACCTTGGTGCGAAACGGGCTTTTGGATTACAGCTGATGAAAGTGAAGCGCCACTAGGCAATACGGCAGAACACATGTCTGGTCTTTTCTACATCCAAGAAGCCAGCTCTATGATGCCCCCCTCGGCACTTTTCCAAGGCGAAGCTGATTACCAAGCGGTGTTAGACACTGCGGCTGCACCCGGTTCTAAAACAACGCAAATCGCTGCGCTAATGAATAATCGCGGTGTACTGGTTGCCAATGAGTACGCAGCAAGCCGTGTAAAGGTCCTTCATGCTAACATCGAACGTTGTGGTGTTCGTAATGCCGCTCTAAGTAACTTTGACGGTCGAGTTTTCGGTGGTTGGTTACCAGAACAGTTTGATGCTGTGTTGCTAGACGCGCCCTGCTCTGGCGAAGGTACCATTCGTAAAGACGCTGATGCGATGAAGAACTGGACGTATCAATCTGTGGTCGATATTGCCGACACGCAAAAAGATCTGATTGAAAGTGCATTCCATGCTCTTAAACCTAATGGTGTGTTGGTTTACTCAACGTGCACGCTTAGCACCGAAGAGAATCAACAAGTGTGTCATCACCTAAAAGAAACCTTTGGTGATGCGGTTGAGTTTGAATCTCTTGAATCACTATTCGACAACGCAAAAGCAACCACGACTGAAGAAGGCTTTCTACACATCTTCCCTCAAGTTTATGACTCAGAAGGTTTCTTTGTTGCGCGTATTCGTAAATTAGCGTCAGTTACTCCACCAGAAGTTAAAAAGCGCATGGGTAAATTCCCATTTGAAAAAGCATCAAAGAAAACTCAGCAAGAAGTCGCTGAACAACTGATGAGTACTCTCGATATCGAATTTCCAAGCGATACTCAAGTTTGGATTCGCGACAAAGACGTTTGGCTATTCCCAGAAGCGCTAGAGCCGATGATCGGTGAATTCCGTTTCTCTCGCATGGGAATCAAGATCGCAGAAACCCATAAAAAAGGTTACCGCTGGCAGCACCAAGTAGCGACAACGCTTGCAACAGGTAATGAAGCTAATGTTGTCGAGCTAAGTATTGAAGATGCTCGTGAATGGTTCATGGGACGCGATGTTCGCCCTGAAGGCTTGTCTGGCAAAGGTGAAGTATTAGTGAAGTACAATGGTGCAATCATCGGCCTTGGTAAGTGGGTTGGCAACCGAGTGAAGAATGGTTTACCACGCGAACTAGTGCGCGATAAGAACCTATTCTAA
- a CDS encoding ABC transporter ATP-binding protein has protein sequence MNNSEDTISRSWLITQVKKHKSKLLFANIIAIFATLISVPIPLLMPLMVDEVLLDKPASGLEMMNHLLPSSLQTPTGYIALTLLLVIIMRSVSQALNILQGRQFTLVSKTITYQMRSKMIDKLGRISIRQYETKGSGGINAHLITDIETIDKFIGSTLSKFIISFLTVFGTAIVLLWLEWRLGLFILLVNPVVIYFSRKLGSRVKHLKKYENQSFERFQNRLVETLDGIYQLRAANKERIFLDELKVQANQVRIDADKYAWQSEAAGRVSFLLFLLGFELFRAVAMLMVLFSDLTIGQIFAVFGYLWFMLGPVQELLGIQFSWYSAKAALQRINDLLQLEEEKRPISKVNPFNEDQEVTVDIEDVTFSYTLENTVLNRLSLHIPAGKKVALVGASGGGKSTLIQLLIGVYQADSGCIRYNGETTDDISFDVIRNQIAVVLQQPILFNDTLRHNLTLGAEYDEMSLWRALEVAQMQDVIKQLSNGLDTQIGRNGVRLSGGQRQRLAIARMVLSNPKFVILDEATSALDTATESALHKALSEFLKDRTTLIVAHRLSAVKQADLIYVLEDGQVTQTGTHGELVEQQGLYQTLYGSVQSHA, from the coding sequence ATGAACAATTCAGAAGATACTATTAGCCGTTCTTGGTTAATAACTCAAGTAAAAAAACACAAGTCCAAATTACTGTTTGCTAACATTATTGCCATTTTTGCAACTCTCATTAGTGTCCCTATCCCGTTGCTGATGCCACTAATGGTTGATGAAGTATTACTTGATAAGCCTGCTTCAGGTTTAGAAATGATGAACCACCTACTTCCATCTTCATTACAAACACCGACTGGCTATATAGCACTAACTTTGTTGTTAGTGATTATCATGCGCTCCGTTAGCCAAGCGTTGAACATTCTGCAAGGGCGTCAGTTTACGCTTGTGTCCAAAACAATTACCTATCAAATGCGCAGCAAGATGATAGATAAGCTTGGCCGCATCAGTATTCGACAATACGAAACCAAAGGCAGCGGCGGTATCAACGCCCATCTGATAACAGACATAGAGACAATAGATAAGTTCATTGGCTCGACCCTTTCTAAATTTATCATTAGCTTCCTGACCGTGTTCGGTACAGCGATCGTGTTGTTATGGTTAGAGTGGCGTTTAGGATTGTTCATTTTACTGGTCAATCCTGTTGTGATTTATTTCTCCCGTAAACTAGGCAGCAGGGTTAAACACCTTAAGAAGTACGAAAACCAATCTTTCGAGCGCTTTCAAAACCGTTTGGTGGAAACTTTAGATGGCATTTACCAACTACGCGCGGCGAATAAAGAACGCATCTTTCTCGATGAACTTAAGGTTCAAGCAAACCAAGTAAGAATCGATGCAGACAAATACGCTTGGCAATCTGAAGCTGCTGGCCGTGTTTCGTTTCTACTCTTCTTATTAGGTTTCGAACTTTTCCGTGCCGTCGCTATGCTAATGGTGTTATTCAGCGACTTAACCATCGGTCAGATTTTCGCAGTATTTGGCTACTTGTGGTTCATGTTAGGCCCAGTTCAAGAGCTACTAGGGATTCAATTCTCTTGGTATAGCGCGAAAGCGGCACTGCAACGCATCAACGATCTTCTTCAGTTAGAAGAAGAGAAGCGACCTATCAGTAAAGTGAACCCATTTAATGAAGATCAAGAAGTGACAGTTGACATCGAAGACGTTACATTCTCTTACACATTAGAAAACACTGTTTTAAATAGACTATCGCTGCACATCCCTGCAGGTAAGAAAGTCGCTTTGGTAGGCGCGAGTGGCGGTGGTAAATCTACGTTAATCCAGTTGCTGATTGGGGTTTACCAAGCCGACTCGGGTTGCATTCGCTATAACGGTGAAACAACCGATGACATTAGCTTTGATGTAATACGCAATCAAATTGCCGTGGTTTTACAACAACCTATACTCTTTAACGATACATTAAGGCATAATCTGACCCTTGGTGCTGAATACGACGAAATGTCGTTGTGGCGTGCGCTTGAAGTCGCTCAAATGCAAGATGTCATCAAGCAACTGAGTAATGGCTTAGATACACAAATTGGTAGGAACGGCGTTCGACTGTCTGGCGGTCAACGACAACGCTTAGCAATAGCTCGTATGGTGCTGAGCAATCCTAAGTTTGTTATTCTTGATGAAGCGACATCTGCACTCGATACAGCAACAGAGTCAGCGCTGCATAAAGCGTTGAGCGAGTTTTTGAAAGATCGCACAACTTTGATAGTGGCTCATCGATTATCAGCGGTGAAACAAGCCGATCTAATCTATGTTTTAGAAGATGGACAAGTCACACAGACGGGAACACATGGTGAATTGGTTGAACAACAAGGACTCTATCAAACACTCTATGGCAGTGTGCAATCGCACGCCTGA
- a CDS encoding paraquat-inducible protein A produces the protein MGGRVTSPSVTNPLSTKHQCDSSSVRLCQGCELPVDKMDIPLGKSAYCPRCGTQLYRGGTPSLSGNLAIAITCLLLFIPSHFFEFISIRLIGVMIPATLPSGVFTLMGEGFPLLGLLILFCSSIAPLLVCTSVLITHASLRFKIFTPFRYALTIIQTLKHWMMLDVFLVSLAVSCFKLQDYSDIFVGPGLIGLILLQLFSVLLVSRISVRRYWEAWAKESEYSFAESKNVHCHNCHLSQPDGHTCVRCHHDLYHRKPYSIQKTWSLLFAASVAIIPANVIPISILITNGQRLEDTIISGVASLINSDMYGIAAIIFIASIVVPVAKILGLAYILICIKMKRAVYHRQRMTIYFIVKWVGKWSVMDLFVISIMMTLVDRGQILNFTPGYGAVAFGVVVVLTMLAAESLDPRLIWDNYTSKDESVNEQR, from the coding sequence TTGGGAGGTCGCGTGACCTCCCCATCCGTTACCAACCCTTTATCAACTAAGCATCAATGCGATAGCAGCTCAGTGCGCCTTTGCCAAGGCTGCGAACTTCCCGTCGATAAAATGGACATCCCTTTAGGAAAGTCCGCTTATTGCCCTAGATGCGGTACCCAGCTTTATAGAGGCGGCACCCCTAGCCTCTCTGGAAACCTAGCCATCGCAATTACCTGCTTATTGCTGTTTATCCCGTCGCACTTTTTTGAATTCATCAGTATTCGCCTGATTGGTGTCATGATTCCCGCGACGTTACCATCCGGCGTCTTTACCTTAATGGGTGAAGGCTTTCCTCTGCTTGGCTTGTTGATTCTATTCTGCAGTTCGATAGCTCCGTTGCTCGTGTGCACGTCGGTACTCATCACTCATGCTTCACTGCGTTTTAAGATCTTCACACCCTTTCGTTATGCATTAACTATTATTCAAACTCTCAAACATTGGATGATGTTGGATGTATTTCTGGTAAGTTTGGCGGTATCGTGTTTCAAACTCCAAGATTACTCGGATATTTTTGTCGGCCCTGGTTTGATTGGCCTGATTCTTCTGCAGCTTTTCAGCGTATTACTAGTAAGCCGTATTAGTGTGCGTCGCTACTGGGAAGCTTGGGCAAAAGAATCTGAGTACTCTTTTGCTGAAAGTAAAAACGTACACTGTCACAACTGTCATCTTTCTCAGCCTGACGGCCATACTTGTGTGCGTTGTCACCATGACTTATATCACCGCAAGCCTTACTCTATACAGAAGACTTGGTCTCTGTTGTTTGCCGCATCCGTGGCTATTATACCCGCTAACGTCATTCCTATTTCTATCCTTATTACCAACGGTCAAAGGTTAGAAGACACCATTATTTCCGGTGTCGCTTCGCTGATTAATAGCGACATGTATGGCATCGCAGCGATCATTTTCATCGCCAGTATCGTCGTGCCAGTTGCAAAAATACTTGGCCTTGCTTACATCTTAATTTGTATCAAGATGAAGCGCGCCGTTTACCACAGACAACGCATGACCATCTATTTCATTGTGAAATGGGTGGGCAAATGGTCGGTTATGGATCTGTTCGTTATTTCGATCATGATGACCTTGGTCGACCGCGGACAAATTTTAAACTTTACACCAGGTTATGGTGCAGTCGCTTTTGGCGTCGTAGTTGTTCTCACGATGCTGGCAGCGGAAAGCTTAGATCCTAGGCTAATTTGGGATAACTACACCTCTAAAGATGAGTCAGTGAATGAACAACGATAA
- a CDS encoding GAF domain-containing protein: MKIEHYQRLTKQAVALIESETDLTANLANISSLLFMELDNLNWAGFYLMKQDQAKEKDELVLGPFQGQPACVRIPVGRGVCGTAVATNTVQRIHDVHEFEGHIACDAASNSEIVIPFSIGGKITGVLDIDSPNVGRFSQIDEDGLTFFMAEVEKVLNSHANKA; encoded by the coding sequence ATGAAAATAGAACATTACCAACGCTTAACCAAACAAGCCGTTGCATTAATTGAATCAGAAACCGATCTAACTGCTAATCTTGCTAATATCAGTTCATTATTATTCATGGAATTGGATAACTTGAACTGGGCGGGTTTCTATTTAATGAAGCAGGACCAGGCTAAGGAAAAAGACGAACTTGTACTGGGTCCTTTCCAAGGTCAACCTGCTTGTGTGCGAATTCCGGTAGGGCGTGGTGTGTGTGGAACTGCGGTTGCGACGAATACAGTTCAGCGCATTCATGATGTTCATGAGTTCGAAGGTCACATCGCTTGTGACGCCGCGAGTAACTCAGAAATCGTTATTCCGTTCTCGATTGGCGGAAAAATAACGGGCGTTCTTGATATCGATAGCCCAAATGTTGGTCGTTTTTCTCAAATTGATGAAGACGGATTGACATTTTTTATGGCTGAAGTGGAAAAGGTGCTTAATTCGCACGCGAACAAAGCATAA